In a single window of the Pseudomonas entomophila genome:
- a CDS encoding mechanosensitive ion channel family protein — translation MELDLWTQSLVTAMTALWTKVANFIPNLFGALVVVLLGFVVAKLLDTLLSKLLAKFGLDRLMSGTGLTKMLARVGIQVPISTLIGKIVYWFVLLIFLVSAAESLGLERVSATLDMLALYLPKVFGAALVMLAGVLLAQLANGLVRGAAEGIGLEYAAGVGRIVQGLVIIISISVAISQLEVKTDLLNHVIVIGLITVGLAVALAMGLGSREIAGQILAGIYVRELFQVGQQVRIGEVEGHIEEIGTVKTTLLTDDGELVSFSNRVLLEQRVNSR, via the coding sequence ATGGAACTCGATCTCTGGACCCAGAGCCTGGTCACCGCCATGACCGCCCTTTGGACCAAGGTGGCGAACTTCATCCCCAACCTGTTCGGCGCACTGGTCGTGGTGCTGCTTGGTTTCGTCGTGGCCAAGCTGCTCGACACCTTGCTCTCCAAGTTGCTCGCCAAGTTCGGCCTCGACCGCCTGATGAGCGGCACCGGGTTGACCAAGATGCTGGCCCGGGTCGGCATCCAGGTGCCGATCTCGACGCTGATCGGCAAGATCGTCTACTGGTTCGTGTTGCTGATCTTCCTGGTTTCGGCCGCTGAATCGCTTGGGCTCGAGCGGGTCTCGGCAACCCTCGACATGCTCGCCCTGTACCTGCCCAAAGTGTTCGGCGCGGCACTGGTGATGCTGGCCGGTGTGCTGCTGGCGCAACTGGCCAACGGCCTGGTGCGTGGCGCCGCCGAGGGTATCGGCCTGGAGTACGCCGCGGGCGTCGGGCGTATCGTCCAGGGCCTGGTGATCATCATCAGTATCTCAGTGGCCATCAGCCAGCTCGAGGTCAAGACCGACCTGCTGAACCACGTGATCGTCATCGGTTTGATTACCGTTGGTCTGGCAGTTGCGCTGGCGATGGGCCTGGGCAGCCGTGAAATCGCCGGGCAAATCCTGGCCGGAATCTATGTGCGTGAGCTGTTCCAGGTAGGCCAGCAGGTGCGTATTGGCGAGGTCGAAGGGCATATCGAGGAGATCGGTACGGTCAAGACGACGCTGCTCACGGATGATGGCGAATTAGTGTCGTTTTCCAATCGCGTGCTGCTCGAGCAGCGTGTGAATAGCCGCTAA
- the sigX gene encoding RNA polymerase sigma factor SigX, whose protein sequence is MRYDPRELTDEELVARSHEELFHVTRAYEELMRRYQRTLFNVCARYLGNDRDADDVCQEVMLKVLYGLKNFEGKSKFKTWLYSITYNECITQYRKERRKRRLMDALSLDPVEEASEDTAPKPEEKGGLDKWLVHVNPIDREILVLRFVAELEFQEIADIMHMGLSATKMRYKRALDKLREKFAGLAET, encoded by the coding sequence ATGCGCTATGACCCCCGGGAGCTCACCGACGAGGAGTTGGTGGCGCGTTCGCATGAGGAGCTGTTTCACGTTACCCGCGCCTATGAAGAGCTCATGCGGCGCTACCAGCGGACGCTGTTCAACGTCTGCGCACGCTACCTGGGGAACGATCGGGATGCCGACGATGTCTGTCAGGAGGTGATGTTGAAGGTGCTGTACGGGCTGAAGAACTTCGAGGGTAAATCGAAGTTCAAGACCTGGCTCTACAGCATCACTTACAACGAATGCATCACCCAGTACCGCAAGGAGCGTCGCAAACGAAGGCTGATGGATGCCCTGAGCCTGGACCCTGTCGAAGAGGCGTCCGAGGACACGGCACCGAAGCCTGAAGAGAAGGGCGGGCTGGATAAATGGCTGGTGCATGTGAACCCGATCGACCGGGAAATCCTGGTGCTGCGATTTGTCGCAGAGCTGGAATTCCAGGAGATCGCGGACATCATGCACATGGGCCTGAGCGCCACGAAAATGCGCTACAAGCGCGCGCTCGACAAGCTTAGAGAGAAATTTGCAGGCCTGGCTGAAACTTAG
- a CDS encoding OmpA family protein, whose product MKLKNTLGLAIGTLVAATSLGALAQGQGAVEIEGNVTKQFYDSERNFKNDGTNPGVRLGYFLTDDVSLDLGYNETHNARGEVFNKDIKGSKTKLDATYHFGTVGDALRPYVSAGFAHESLGQATRSGRDHSTFANVGAGAKWYITDMFFARAGVEAMYNIDNGNTEWGPTVGLGLNFGGSGGQKAAPAPAPVAEVCSDSDNDGVCDNVDKCPDTPANVTVDADGCPAVAEVVRVELDVKFDFDKSVVKPNSYGDIKNLADFMKQYPQTTTTVEGHTDSVGPDAYNQKLSERRANAVKQVLTQQYGVESSRVSSVGYGETRPVADNATEAGRAVNRRVEAQVEAQAK is encoded by the coding sequence ATGAAATTGAAAAACACCTTGGGCTTGGCCATTGGTACTCTCGTAGCCGCTACTTCGCTCGGTGCTCTGGCACAGGGCCAAGGCGCGGTCGAAATCGAAGGCAACGTCACCAAGCAGTTCTACGATAGCGAGCGCAACTTCAAGAACGACGGCACCAACCCTGGTGTTCGCCTCGGTTACTTCCTGACCGACGACGTCTCCCTTGACCTGGGCTACAACGAAACTCACAACGCGCGTGGCGAAGTCTTCAACAAAGACATCAAAGGCTCGAAAACCAAGCTGGACGCCACCTACCACTTCGGTACCGTCGGCGATGCACTGCGTCCGTACGTTTCCGCTGGTTTCGCTCACGAGAGCCTGGGCCAGGCCACTCGCAGTGGCCGTGACCACTCCACCTTCGCCAACGTTGGCGCTGGCGCCAAGTGGTACATCACCGACATGTTCTTCGCCCGTGCCGGCGTCGAAGCCATGTACAACATCGACAACGGCAACACCGAGTGGGGTCCGACCGTTGGTCTGGGTCTGAACTTCGGTGGCAGCGGTGGCCAGAAAGCCGCTCCTGCGCCGGCTCCAGTTGCCGAAGTCTGCTCCGACAGCGACAACGACGGCGTCTGCGACAACGTCGACAAGTGCCCTGACACCCCAGCCAACGTTACCGTTGACGCTGATGGCTGCCCGGCTGTTGCCGAAGTCGTTCGCGTTGAGCTGGACGTCAAGTTCGACTTCGACAAGTCGGTCGTCAAGCCAAACAGCTACGGCGACATCAAGAACCTGGCTGACTTCATGAAGCAGTACCCACAGACCACCACCACCGTGGAAGGTCACACTGACTCCGTCGGCCCAGACGCTTACAACCAGAAGCTGTCCGAGCGTCGTGCCAACGCTGTCAAGCAGGTCCTGACCCAGCAGTACGGCGTAGAATCGAGCCGTGTTAGCTCGGTTGGCTACGGTGAGACCCGTCCGGTCGCCGACAACGCCACCGAAGCTGGCCGCGCCGTCAACCGTCGCGTAGAAGCTCAGGTAGAAGCCCAGGCCAAGTAA
- a CDS encoding bifunctional protein-serine/threonine kinase/phosphatase: MSLRLSFAQASAIGPREENQDALRLVTPAPELAASKGYLFALADGVSHCADGGLAARASLQALALDYYATPATWSVTQALDRLLLAQNRWLRAQGNGQPLLTTLSALILRGRRFTLAHVGDCRLYHWHGDRLQCLSEDHVWDQPGMQHVLKRALGLDQQLLVDYLEGDLHEGECFLLLSDGVWASLGDTHIQAILREQPDLQEAVDTLVASAHLCGSQDNASALLVRVDALGSANLADTLAQSQQWPLPGALRSGQMVDGWVVEGMLSQSRQSLLYRVRDDHGQAWLLKTLPETREVELKATQSLLLEEWFLRRVAGRHFPETHPASQRRHLYYLMREYPGTTLATLLANHGPLPLPQWLEVARQLLQAVGILHRRNLLHRDIKPENLHLGSDGQLRVLDFGLAYCPGLSENLPHTLPGTPSYIAPEAFDGQPPSPRQDLYAVGVTLYHLLTGHYPYGEIEAFQRPRFGVPVSAARYRPDLPEWLQRNLEQAVAVNPAHRFETAEQWLLLLERGDRQELPDRPRPLLEREPLKVWRTVALLSLLFNLVVLLALLKG; encoded by the coding sequence ATGAGCCTGCGCCTGAGTTTCGCCCAGGCCAGCGCCATCGGGCCACGGGAGGAAAACCAGGACGCCTTGCGCCTGGTCACCCCCGCGCCGGAGCTGGCCGCCAGCAAGGGCTACCTGTTTGCCCTCGCCGACGGCGTCAGCCATTGCGCCGACGGCGGCCTGGCGGCGCGGGCCAGCCTCCAGGCGCTGGCGCTGGACTACTACGCCACACCCGCCACCTGGAGCGTGACCCAGGCCCTGGATCGCCTGCTGCTGGCACAGAACCGCTGGCTACGCGCCCAGGGCAATGGCCAGCCCCTGCTGACCACCCTCAGCGCCCTGATATTGCGCGGGCGACGCTTCACCCTCGCCCATGTCGGCGATTGCCGCCTGTACCACTGGCATGGGGACCGCCTGCAATGCCTGAGCGAGGACCATGTCTGGGATCAGCCAGGCATGCAGCACGTGCTCAAGCGCGCCTTGGGGCTGGATCAGCAGTTGCTGGTGGACTACCTGGAGGGTGACCTGCACGAAGGCGAGTGCTTCCTGCTACTAAGCGATGGCGTCTGGGCCAGTCTGGGAGACACGCATATCCAGGCGATCCTGCGTGAACAGCCAGATCTGCAGGAAGCCGTCGATACATTGGTGGCCTCGGCTCATCTTTGCGGTAGCCAGGACAACGCCAGCGCCTTGCTGGTCCGCGTCGATGCGCTGGGCTCGGCCAACCTCGCCGATACACTGGCGCAGTCGCAACAATGGCCGCTGCCAGGCGCCTTGCGCAGCGGGCAAATGGTCGATGGCTGGGTGGTCGAAGGAATGCTCAGCCAAAGCCGTCAGTCGCTGCTCTATCGCGTGCGGGATGACCACGGCCAGGCCTGGTTGCTCAAGACGTTGCCCGAAACCCGCGAGGTGGAGCTCAAGGCGACCCAGAGCCTGCTGCTGGAAGAGTGGTTCCTGCGCCGGGTCGCCGGCCGGCACTTCCCCGAGACGCACCCGGCCAGCCAGCGCCGACACCTGTACTACCTGATGCGCGAGTATCCAGGTACGACCCTCGCCACCCTGCTTGCCAACCACGGCCCTTTGCCCCTGCCACAGTGGCTGGAGGTCGCTCGCCAGCTGTTACAGGCGGTCGGCATACTGCATCGGCGCAATCTGCTGCATCGCGACATCAAGCCGGAAAATCTGCATCTGGGTAGCGACGGTCAGTTGCGTGTGCTGGACTTCGGCCTGGCCTACTGCCCAGGCTTGTCCGAGAACTTGCCCCACACCCTGCCCGGCACGCCGTCGTACATCGCTCCGGAAGCCTTCGATGGCCAGCCACCCAGCCCACGTCAGGACCTCTACGCGGTGGGTGTGACGCTGTACCACCTGCTGACAGGGCACTACCCCTACGGTGAAATCGAAGCCTTCCAGCGGCCGCGTTTCGGCGTTCCAGTCAGTGCCGCTCGGTATCGCCCCGACTTGCCTGAGTGGTTGCAGCGCAATCTGGAGCAGGCGGTGGCCGTCAATCCAGCACACCGTTTCGAGACGGCTGAACAGTGGTTGTTGCTGCTTGAGCGCGGGGATCGACAGGAACTGCCCGACCGACCACGTCCGCTGCTGGAGCGTGAGCCGCTGAAGGTATGGCGAACGGTGGCGCTACTGTCCCTGCTATTCAACCTGGTGGTGCTGCTCGCCCTGCTCAAGGGATGA
- a CDS encoding nitrate/nitrite transporter produces the protein MNKSFWKSGHLPTLFAAFLYFDLSFMVWYLLGPLAVQIAADLQLSAQQRGLMVATPILAGALLRFAMGLLVDRLSPKTAGLIGQVVVIVALACAWHLGVHSYEQALLLGVFLGFAGASFAVSLPLASQWYPPQHQGKAMGIAGAGNSGTVFAALLAPALAAGFGWNNVFGFALLPLLLTLVLFALLARNAPARPKPKAMADYLRALGDRDSWWFMFFYSVTFGGFIGLASALPGYFSDQYALSPVTAGYYTAACVFAGSLMRPLGGALADRFGGIRTLLGMYGVAAVCIAAVGFNLPSAAAALALFVSAMLGLGAGNGAVFQLVPQRFRQEIGVMTGLIGMAGGIGGFLLAAGLGAIKQHTGDYQLGLWLFASLGLLAWFGLHGVKLRWRTTWGSAAVTAARV, from the coding sequence ATGAATAAGAGCTTCTGGAAATCCGGGCATCTGCCCACCCTGTTTGCCGCCTTCCTCTACTTCGACCTGAGTTTCATGGTCTGGTACCTGCTCGGCCCTCTGGCGGTGCAAATCGCCGCCGACTTGCAACTCAGTGCCCAGCAACGGGGCCTGATGGTAGCCACGCCGATCCTGGCCGGCGCGCTGCTGCGCTTCGCCATGGGCCTGCTGGTCGACCGCCTGTCACCGAAGACCGCCGGCCTCATCGGCCAGGTGGTGGTGATCGTCGCCCTGGCCTGCGCCTGGCACCTGGGCGTGCACAGCTATGAACAGGCGCTGTTGCTCGGCGTGTTCCTCGGTTTCGCCGGAGCCTCGTTCGCCGTCTCCTTGCCACTAGCCTCGCAGTGGTATCCACCGCAGCACCAGGGCAAAGCCATGGGCATCGCCGGCGCCGGCAACTCCGGCACGGTGTTCGCCGCCCTGCTGGCGCCCGCCCTGGCGGCTGGCTTTGGCTGGAACAATGTATTCGGCTTTGCCCTGCTGCCACTGTTGCTGACCCTGGTGCTGTTCGCCCTGCTGGCGCGCAACGCCCCAGCGCGACCCAAACCGAAGGCCATGGCCGACTACCTCAGGGCCCTGGGCGACCGCGACAGCTGGTGGTTCATGTTCTTCTACAGCGTCACCTTCGGCGGCTTCATCGGCCTGGCCAGCGCCCTACCCGGCTACTTCAGCGACCAGTACGCCCTGAGCCCGGTCACCGCTGGCTACTACACCGCCGCCTGCGTGTTCGCCGGCAGCCTGATGCGCCCGCTGGGCGGAGCCCTGGCCGATCGCTTCGGCGGCATCCGCACCTTGCTGGGCATGTACGGCGTGGCGGCCGTGTGCATTGCCGCGGTCGGCTTCAACCTGCCCAGCGCGGCCGCCGCACTGGCACTGTTCGTCAGCGCCATGCTGGGGTTGGGCGCCGGCAATGGCGCGGTGTTTCAACTGGTGCCGCAACGCTTCCGCCAGGAGATCGGGGTGATGACCGGGCTGATCGGCATGGCCGGTGGTATCGGCGGCTTCCTGCTCGCAGCCGGATTGGGCGCCATCAAGCAACATACCGGCGACTACCAGCTGGGCTTGTGGTTGTTCGCCAGCCTCGGCTTGCTGGCCTGGTTCGGCCTGCATGGCGTCAAGCTGCGCTGGCGTACTACCTGGGGCTCGGCGGCGGTCACCGCGGCACGGGTATGA
- a CDS encoding ANTAR domain-containing response regulator, which produces MLRILLIDDTEKKVGRLKAALSEAGFEVIEAGGLTIDLPGCVETVRPDVVLIDTESPGRDVLEQMVLVSRDHPRPIVLFTDEHDPGVMRQAIQAGVSAYIIEGIHAARLQPILDVAMARFESDQALRAQLQARDQQLAERKRIEQAKGLLMKMKDCNEEQAYTLMRRQAMSRQQKLIQVAEQIIALSEMLG; this is translated from the coding sequence ATGTTGCGTATCCTGCTGATCGACGACACCGAAAAGAAGGTTGGCCGCCTCAAGGCCGCATTGAGCGAGGCGGGCTTCGAGGTGATCGAGGCCGGCGGCCTGACCATCGACCTGCCCGGCTGCGTTGAAACGGTGCGCCCGGACGTGGTGCTGATCGATACCGAGTCACCCGGCCGGGATGTACTGGAGCAGATGGTGCTGGTCAGCCGCGACCACCCAAGGCCCATCGTGCTGTTCACCGACGAGCACGATCCCGGGGTGATGCGCCAGGCGATCCAGGCCGGCGTCAGCGCCTACATCATCGAAGGCATCCACGCGGCACGCCTGCAGCCCATCCTCGATGTAGCCATGGCACGCTTCGAGAGCGACCAGGCATTGCGCGCCCAACTGCAGGCCCGCGACCAGCAGCTGGCTGAACGCAAGCGTATCGAGCAGGCCAAGGGGCTGCTGATGAAGATGAAGGACTGCAACGAAGAGCAGGCCTACACCCTGATGCGCCGCCAGGCCATGAGCCGCCAGCAGAAGCTGATCCAGGTGGCGGAACAGATCATCGCCCTGTCCGAAATGCTCGGCTGA
- a CDS encoding CmpA/NrtA family ABC transporter substrate-binding protein — MPLAWVNGSDAPEKTCLDIGFMALTDCASVIVAATQGFAQQQGLTLNLHRQASWAGLRDKLTRGELDAAHCLYGLVYAIQLGVGGGPARDMAVLMGLNQNAQAINLSPALQRKGVTSPEALARLVHQHGARLTFAQTFPTGTHAMWLYYWLASQGIHPLRDVDSVVVPPAQMVAHLQAGRIDGFCVGEPWSADAIAKGQGFTLATSQAVWPDHPEKVLACARGFVEQYPNSARALIKAILAASRFIEQNLENRRGAAQLLSGDSYLGIPVSSIEPRLLGDYQDGLGNRWQDRHALRLFDQGRANLPYLSDGMWFMTQFRRWGILREDPDYLAVARQVQQLALYREAAEALHVPCAELPMRSSLLIDGNRWDGSDPHGYARSFSLHALDVAPGARVGR; from the coding sequence ATGCCCCTGGCCTGGGTCAACGGCAGCGATGCCCCCGAGAAGACCTGCCTGGACATCGGTTTCATGGCCCTGACCGACTGCGCCTCGGTGATCGTGGCCGCCACCCAGGGCTTCGCCCAGCAGCAGGGCCTGACCCTCAACCTGCACCGCCAGGCCTCCTGGGCCGGCCTGCGCGACAAGCTGACCCGGGGCGAGCTGGACGCTGCCCACTGCCTGTACGGGTTGGTCTATGCCATACAGCTGGGCGTGGGCGGCGGCCCGGCCAGGGACATGGCGGTGCTCATGGGCCTGAACCAGAACGCCCAGGCCATCAACCTCTCCCCGGCACTGCAACGCAAGGGCGTGACCAGCCCCGAGGCACTGGCCCGGTTGGTGCACCAGCATGGCGCACGGCTGACCTTCGCCCAGACCTTCCCCACGGGTACCCATGCCATGTGGCTGTACTACTGGCTGGCCAGCCAGGGCATTCACCCGCTGCGCGACGTCGACAGCGTGGTGGTCCCCCCCGCGCAGATGGTCGCCCACCTGCAGGCCGGGCGTATCGACGGCTTCTGCGTCGGCGAGCCCTGGTCGGCCGACGCCATTGCCAAAGGCCAGGGCTTCACCCTGGCTACCAGCCAGGCGGTGTGGCCGGACCACCCGGAAAAGGTGCTGGCCTGCGCTCGCGGCTTCGTCGAACAGTACCCCAACAGCGCCCGGGCGCTGATCAAGGCGATCCTCGCCGCCAGCCGGTTCATCGAGCAGAACCTCGAGAATCGCCGTGGCGCCGCGCAGTTGCTCAGTGGCGACAGCTACCTGGGCATCCCGGTGAGCAGCATCGAACCGCGCCTGCTTGGCGATTACCAGGACGGCCTGGGCAACCGCTGGCAGGACCGCCACGCACTGCGCCTGTTCGACCAGGGTCGCGCCAACCTGCCTTACCTCTCAGACGGCATGTGGTTCATGACCCAGTTCCGTCGCTGGGGCATCCTGCGCGAAGACCCGGATTACCTCGCGGTGGCACGCCAGGTCCAGCAACTGGCCTTGTACCGTGAGGCCGCCGAAGCCTTGCACGTGCCCTGCGCCGAGCTACCGATGCGCAGCAGCCTGCTGATCGACGGCAACCGCTGGGACGGCAGCGACCCCCATGGTTATGCGCGCAGCTTCAGCCTGCACGCCCTGGACGTGGCGCCCGGCGCGCGCGTCGGACGCTGA
- a CDS encoding quinone-dependent dihydroorotate dehydrogenase produces the protein MYTLARQLLFKLSPETSHDLSLDLIGAGGRLGLNGLLCKQPAALPVSVMGLNFANPVGLAAGLDKNGAAIDGFAQLGFGFVEIGTVTPRPQPGNPKPRLFRLPEATAIINRMGFNNLGVDNLLARVRASKYTGVLGINIGKNFDTPVERAQDDYLICLEKVYNDASYITVNVSSPNTPGLRSLQFGDSLKQLLDALAERRERLAVSNGKRVPLAIKIAPDMSDEETALVAAALMASGMDAVIATNTTLGREGVEGLPFGGEAGGLSGAPVLEKSTHTVKVLAGELGGKLPIIAAGGITEGRHAAEKIAAGASLVQIYSGFIYKGPALIREAVDAIAAMPR, from the coding sequence ATGTATACCCTGGCCCGCCAGCTGCTGTTCAAGCTTTCCCCGGAAACCTCCCACGACCTCTCGCTGGACCTGATCGGCGCCGGTGGCCGCCTCGGGCTCAATGGCCTGCTGTGCAAGCAGCCAGCGGCGTTGCCGGTGAGCGTCATGGGCTTGAACTTCGCCAACCCGGTCGGCCTGGCCGCGGGCCTGGACAAGAACGGCGCGGCCATCGATGGCTTCGCCCAGCTGGGTTTCGGCTTCGTCGAGATCGGCACCGTGACGCCGCGTCCGCAACCGGGCAACCCCAAGCCACGCTTGTTCCGCCTGCCCGAGGCCACCGCGATCATCAACCGCATGGGCTTCAACAACCTGGGTGTCGACAACCTGCTGGCGCGGGTGCGGGCCTCGAAATACACCGGCGTGCTGGGTATCAACATCGGCAAGAACTTCGACACCCCGGTCGAGCGTGCCCAGGATGACTACCTGATCTGCCTGGAGAAGGTCTACAACGACGCCAGCTACATCACCGTCAACGTCAGTTCGCCCAACACGCCGGGCCTGCGCAGCCTGCAGTTTGGCGATTCGCTCAAGCAATTGCTCGATGCCCTGGCCGAGCGCCGCGAGCGATTGGCGGTGAGCAATGGCAAGCGCGTGCCGCTGGCGATCAAGATCGCCCCGGACATGAGCGACGAGGAAACCGCCCTGGTGGCAGCGGCACTGATGGCGTCGGGGATGGACGCGGTGATCGCCACCAACACCACCCTTGGCCGCGAAGGTGTCGAGGGGCTGCCGTTCGGGGGCGAGGCGGGTGGGCTTTCGGGGGCGCCGGTGCTGGAGAAGAGCACTCACACAGTGAAGGTGTTGGCGGGTGAGTTGGGTGGCAAGCTGCCGATCATTGCCGCAGGTGGTATCACCGAAGGCCGTCATGCGGCTGAGAAGATCGCTGCGGGTGCGAGCCTGGTGCAGATCTATTCGGGTTTCATCTATAAAGGCCCGGCGCTGATTCGCGAGGCGGTGGACGCGATTGCCGCGATGCCGAGGTGA
- the rmf gene encoding ribosome modulation factor translates to MRRLKRDPLERAYSRGYQYGVTGKSRELCPFNLPSVRQAWINGWREGRGDNWDGMTGTAGIHRLNENHAVG, encoded by the coding sequence ATGAGAAGACTTAAGCGTGATCCGTTGGAAAGAGCATATTCACGTGGCTACCAGTATGGGGTCACCGGCAAATCCCGCGAACTTTGCCCCTTCAACCTGCCATCCGTTCGCCAGGCCTGGATCAACGGCTGGCGCGAAGGTCGCGGCGACAATTGGGACGGCATGACCGGTACCGCTGGCATTCATAGACTCAACGAAAATCACGCCGTTGGCTGA
- the rlmKL gene encoding bifunctional 23S rRNA (guanine(2069)-N(7))-methyltransferase RlmK/23S rRNA (guanine(2445)-N(2))-methyltransferase RlmL gives MSDRFELYLTCPKGLEGLLAEEANHLGLTEVREHTSAIRGSADMETAYRLCLWSRLANRVLLVLKRFSMKNADDLYDGVHAVDWAEHLEADGTLAVEFSGHGSGIDNTHFGALKVKDAIVDKLRNREGLRPSVDKLDPDLRVHLRLDRGEAILSLDLSGHSLHQRGYRLQQGAAPLKENLAAAVLIRAGWPRIAAEGGALADPMCGVGTFLVEAAMIAADIAPNLKRERWGFSAWLGHVPALWRKLHDEAQARAQAGLAKPPLWIRGYEADPRLIQPGRNNVERAGLGDWVKIYQGEVASFEPRPDQNQKGLVISNPPYGERLGDEASLLYLYQNLGERLRQACMGWEAAVFTGAPELGKRMGIRSHKQYAFWNGALPCKLLLFKVQPDQFVTGERRQAAVEEGETRRQAPVASEPARLSEGAQMFANRLQKNFKQLGKWARREQVDCYRVYDADMPEYALAVDLYQDWVHVQEYAAPRSVDPDKAQVRLLDALAAIPQALGVDPQRVVLKRRERQSGTRQYERQATEGRFQEVTEGGVKLLVNLTDYLDTGLFLDHRPMRMRIQREAAGKRFLNLFCYTATATVHAAKGGARSTTSVDLSKTYLDWARRNLSLNGFSERNRLEQSDVMAWLQNAQDSFDLIFIDPPTFSNSKRMEGVFDVQRDHVELLDLAMARLAPGGVLYFSNNFRKFQLDEHLSARYAVEEISAQTLDPDFARNNRIHRAWQLRLR, from the coding sequence ATGTCGGACCGTTTCGAACTCTACCTCACCTGCCCCAAGGGCCTCGAAGGCCTGCTCGCCGAAGAGGCGAACCACCTGGGCCTGACCGAAGTGCGTGAACACACTTCGGCCATCCGCGGCTCGGCCGACATGGAAACCGCCTATCGCCTGTGCCTCTGGTCGCGCCTGGCGAACCGTGTGTTGCTGGTGCTCAAGCGCTTTTCGATGAAGAACGCCGACGATCTGTACGATGGCGTGCATGCCGTCGACTGGGCCGAACATCTGGAAGCCGATGGCACCCTCGCGGTGGAATTCAGCGGCCATGGCTCGGGCATCGACAACACCCACTTCGGCGCCCTGAAAGTGAAGGACGCCATCGTCGACAAGCTGCGCAACCGCGAGGGCCTGCGTCCGTCGGTGGACAAGCTCGACCCCGACCTGCGCGTGCACCTGCGTCTGGACCGTGGCGAGGCGATCCTGTCCCTCGACCTGTCCGGCCACAGCCTGCACCAGCGTGGTTACCGCTTGCAGCAAGGCGCCGCGCCGCTGAAGGAAAACCTGGCGGCGGCAGTGCTGATCCGTGCCGGTTGGCCACGCATCGCCGCCGAAGGCGGCGCCCTGGCCGACCCGATGTGCGGCGTGGGCACCTTCCTGGTCGAGGCGGCGATGATCGCTGCCGACATCGCGCCCAACCTCAAGCGCGAGCGCTGGGGCTTCAGCGCCTGGCTCGGCCATGTGCCGGCACTGTGGCGCAAGCTGCACGACGAGGCCCAGGCCCGTGCCCAGGCTGGCCTGGCCAAGCCACCGTTGTGGATTCGCGGCTACGAGGCCGACCCACGCCTGATCCAGCCGGGGCGCAACAACGTCGAACGCGCAGGCCTGGGTGACTGGGTGAAGATCTACCAGGGCGAGGTGGCCAGTTTCGAGCCGCGCCCTGACCAGAACCAGAAAGGCCTGGTGATCAGCAACCCGCCCTACGGCGAGCGGCTGGGTGACGAAGCCAGCCTGCTGTACCTCTATCAGAACCTGGGCGAGCGCCTGCGCCAGGCCTGCATGGGCTGGGAGGCCGCGGTGTTCACCGGCGCGCCCGAACTGGGCAAGCGCATGGGCATCCGCAGCCACAAGCAGTATGCGTTCTGGAACGGCGCGTTGCCGTGCAAGCTGCTGCTGTTCAAGGTCCAGCCCGACCAGTTCGTCACCGGTGAACGTCGCCAGGCCGCAGTTGAAGAGGGCGAGACCCGTCGCCAGGCCCCGGTGGCCAGCGAACCGGCACGCCTGTCCGAGGGGGCGCAGATGTTCGCCAACCGCCTGCAGAAGAACTTCAAGCAGTTGGGCAAGTGGGCCCGTCGCGAGCAGGTCGATTGCTATCGCGTCTACGATGCCGACATGCCCGAGTATGCCCTGGCGGTGGATCTGTACCAGGACTGGGTGCACGTCCAGGAATACGCCGCGCCCCGTTCGGTCGATCCGGACAAGGCCCAGGTGCGTCTGCTCGATGCCCTGGCGGCAATCCCCCAGGCGCTGGGCGTCGACCCACAGCGCGTGGTACTCAAGCGCCGCGAACGTCAGAGCGGCACCCGCCAGTACGAGCGCCAGGCTACCGAAGGCCGCTTCCAGGAAGTGACCGAGGGCGGTGTCAAACTGCTGGTCAACCTCACCGACTACCTGGACACCGGCCTGTTCCTCGACCATCGCCCGATGCGCATGCGCATCCAGCGCGAGGCCGCCGGCAAACGCTTCCTCAACCTGTTCTGCTACACCGCCACAGCCACCGTGCACGCGGCCAAGGGGGGCGCGCGCAGCACCACCAGCGTCGACCTGTCCAAGACCTACCTGGACTGGGCCCGTCGCAACCTGTCGCTCAATGGTTTCTCCGAGCGCAACCGCCTGGAGCAGAGTGACGTGATGGCCTGGCTGCAGAATGCCCAGGACAGCTTCGACCTGATCTTCATCGACCCGCCGACCTTCTCCAACTCCAAGCGCATGGAAGGCGTGTTCGATGTGCAGCGTGACCACGTGGAACTGCTTGACCTGGCCATGGCGCGCCTGGCCCCAGGTGGGGTGCTGTATTTCTCCAACAATTTCCGCAAGTTCCAGCTCGATGAGCACCTGAGCGCGCGGTATGCCGTGGAAGAGATCAGCGCCCAGACCCTGGACCCGGACTTCGCCCGTAACAACCGTATCCACCGGGCCTGGCAACTACGCCTGCGCTGA